One part of the Microbacterium aurugineum genome encodes these proteins:
- a CDS encoding DEAD/DEAH box helicase: protein MALPFEPSRSEGPPYADWRTILGPSRDDAKTPLALGVELRVRDGRGANPWASRPQRTATARDVAKRTGEILLGIRPLERSAATDAWVQGSATWDAVRRSSSQYGRDRSRWFADLLSIARDTLLSGTAGDWLVADLIESGLLWGHLRTAADLGIPLVATQKNTSVAVAEQATIGATIGRAEDGGLVVRPDITIDGREVEPRDVRAIGRSGVYEIAQHGTRLHVTLAEVPLSEPVHALIGPAAGLEVPAGDEAAFFQDAYPLLGRRITVRSADRVELPALPAPHAVLELSFRRGDTVSYTFAWEYRGFGRVPFAASDHAVRDTTAEAAHRDALQNVWTEHLGEALQAAGSFHDVAAAEFVTRIVPALEAHGVTVVVSGRRKSYHELTGDPEITVSTVESTDPDWFDLGVLVKIDGRTIPFEPLFTALSTGRKKLLLVDGSYFSLNHRALDHLRELIDEAGALDEWETGPRISRYQTDLWEEFEDLADEALPAVTWRATADALRRASSVPSVPVPPAVNATLRPYQKEGLDWLAFLWNHGLGGILADDMGLGKTLQLLALITHAREAGEHRPFLVVVPTSVLATWRSEAARFTPSLRVLLRASTQGPGLVDHLGETDLVITTYAVARLDEAEYAAVDWAGLILDEAQFVKNPATKLHRAVASFSADVTFAVTGTPMENSLSELWALLKLTAPGLFPSARKFRERYIQPIEQGKVPENEEGGEYRQRRLAQLRRRIRPLLLRRTKEIVAPELPAKQEQILEVELGASHRALYETVLQRERQKVLGLLEDLDRNRFIVFRSLTLMRMLSLAPGLIDPEDAKIGSRKLDVLLERVIELQAEGHRALVFSQFTSFLDLAAARLDAAGIPYAHLDGTTRHRQKVVDGFTGGEQPVFLISLKAGGFGLTLTEADYVFLLDPWWNPAAEAQAIDRTHRIGQDRQVFVYRMISTGTIEEKVLELQRRKARLFTAVLDEEALFAQSLTADDIRGLFEG from the coding sequence ATGGCTCTTCCGTTCGAACCGTCCCGATCCGAGGGGCCGCCGTACGCAGACTGGCGTACGATCCTCGGTCCTTCGCGTGACGACGCGAAGACGCCCCTCGCGCTCGGTGTCGAGTTGCGGGTGCGCGACGGACGCGGGGCGAACCCCTGGGCCTCGCGCCCGCAGCGTACGGCCACAGCCCGCGACGTGGCGAAGCGCACGGGGGAGATCCTTCTCGGGATCCGCCCGCTCGAGCGGAGCGCCGCGACGGATGCCTGGGTGCAGGGGTCTGCGACGTGGGACGCGGTGCGGCGTTCGTCTTCGCAGTACGGGCGGGATCGATCACGGTGGTTCGCCGACCTGCTGAGCATCGCCCGGGACACTCTCTTGTCGGGTACCGCCGGTGACTGGCTGGTCGCGGATCTGATCGAATCCGGCCTGCTGTGGGGGCACCTGCGAACCGCTGCGGACCTCGGGATACCGCTCGTCGCCACGCAGAAGAACACGAGCGTCGCCGTGGCGGAGCAGGCCACCATCGGCGCGACGATCGGACGCGCCGAGGACGGAGGACTCGTGGTGCGCCCCGACATCACGATCGACGGCCGCGAGGTCGAGCCCCGGGACGTCCGGGCGATCGGTCGCAGCGGCGTGTACGAGATCGCGCAGCACGGCACGCGCCTGCACGTGACACTGGCGGAGGTGCCGCTCAGCGAGCCCGTCCACGCCCTGATCGGTCCCGCGGCGGGTCTCGAGGTTCCGGCGGGCGACGAAGCGGCGTTCTTCCAGGATGCGTATCCGCTGCTCGGGCGTCGGATCACCGTGCGCTCCGCAGACCGTGTCGAACTGCCTGCGCTGCCCGCACCTCATGCCGTGCTGGAGCTGTCTTTCCGTCGGGGTGACACGGTCTCCTATACCTTCGCGTGGGAGTATCGAGGATTCGGACGGGTTCCGTTCGCCGCCAGCGACCATGCGGTGCGCGACACCACGGCGGAGGCGGCGCACCGCGACGCGCTTCAGAACGTCTGGACCGAGCATCTGGGGGAGGCTCTCCAGGCAGCGGGCTCGTTCCACGACGTCGCGGCAGCCGAGTTCGTCACCCGGATCGTCCCCGCTCTCGAAGCCCACGGCGTCACGGTCGTGGTCTCGGGTCGGCGCAAGAGCTATCACGAGCTGACGGGCGACCCGGAGATCACCGTGTCGACCGTGGAGAGCACGGATCCGGACTGGTTCGACCTCGGCGTGCTGGTCAAGATCGATGGGCGCACGATCCCGTTCGAACCGCTGTTCACGGCACTGAGCACCGGTCGGAAGAAGCTCCTCCTCGTCGACGGCAGCTACTTCTCGCTGAACCATCGCGCCCTCGATCACCTGCGTGAGCTCATCGACGAAGCGGGCGCGCTCGACGAGTGGGAGACGGGTCCTCGGATCAGCCGGTATCAGACAGACCTCTGGGAGGAGTTCGAGGACCTCGCCGACGAGGCTCTCCCGGCCGTCACCTGGCGCGCCACCGCCGACGCTCTGCGTCGTGCTTCCTCCGTGCCCTCGGTTCCGGTGCCGCCGGCGGTGAACGCCACGCTGCGGCCGTACCAGAAGGAGGGGCTGGATTGGCTCGCATTCCTCTGGAACCACGGCCTAGGAGGAATCCTCGCCGATGACATGGGACTCGGCAAGACGCTCCAGCTCCTCGCACTCATCACACACGCCAGGGAGGCGGGGGAGCATCGCCCGTTCCTGGTCGTCGTACCCACCTCCGTGCTGGCCACCTGGCGGAGCGAGGCCGCTCGATTCACGCCCTCGCTTCGGGTGCTGCTCCGGGCGAGCACCCAGGGTCCCGGGTTGGTCGACCACCTCGGCGAGACCGACCTCGTGATCACGACCTATGCCGTCGCCCGGCTCGACGAGGCCGAGTACGCGGCTGTGGATTGGGCGGGGCTCATCCTCGACGAGGCGCAGTTCGTCAAGAACCCCGCGACGAAGCTGCACCGCGCCGTCGCCTCCTTCTCGGCCGATGTGACCTTCGCCGTCACCGGAACCCCGATGGAGAACAGCCTCAGCGAGCTGTGGGCACTGTTGAAGCTAACGGCGCCCGGACTCTTCCCGTCGGCGCGGAAGTTCCGCGAGCGGTACATCCAGCCGATCGAGCAGGGCAAGGTGCCGGAGAACGAGGAGGGCGGCGAGTACCGGCAACGACGCCTCGCGCAGTTGCGACGACGGATACGCCCGTTGCTGCTGCGGCGCACGAAGGAGATCGTCGCTCCGGAACTCCCTGCGAAGCAGGAGCAGATCCTCGAGGTCGAGCTCGGTGCCTCCCACCGTGCCCTGTACGAGACGGTGCTGCAGCGGGAACGTCAGAAGGTGCTGGGCCTACTCGAAGACCTCGATCGCAACCGCTTCATCGTGTTCCGCTCGCTCACCCTGATGCGCATGCTCAGCCTCGCTCCCGGTCTCATCGACCCGGAAGACGCGAAGATCGGTTCGCGCAAGCTCGACGTCCTCCTCGAGCGGGTGATCGAGCTCCAGGCCGAGGGCCACCGGGCCCTGGTGTTCAGTCAGTTCACGTCCTTCCTCGACCTGGCCGCAGCCCGCCTGGATGCCGCGGGAATCCCCTACGCCCATCTGGACGGGACGACCAGGCACCGCCAGAAGGTGGTCGACGGATTCACCGGCGGGGAGCAGCCGGTGTTCCTGATCAGCTTGAAGGCAGGGGGATTCGGCCTCACGCTGACCGAAGCCGACTACGTGTTCCTCCTCGACCCGTGGTGGAATCCCGCGGCGGAGGCGCAGGCGATCGACCGCACGCACCGCATCGGACAGGACCGTCAGGTGTTCGTCTACCGGATGATCTCCACCGGGACCATCGAAGAGAAGGTGCTCGAGCTGCAGCGCCGCAAGGCCCGATTGTTCACCGCCGTCCTCGATGAGGAAGCGCTGTTCGCACAATCGCTGACCGCCGACGACATCCGCGGCTTGTTCGAGGGGTGA
- a CDS encoding Rieske 2Fe-2S domain-containing protein: MRITGLGHAGMFIETVGGNIICDPVLGPSFYGSWFPFPDNRGLDWERFGREADFLWISHRHRDHFDPRLLERYIRKDIEVLLPEYPTDDLEKDIRALGYTNITYAPAGQVIQRGDLKMMITPLRAPSDGPIGDSSLSVDDGTGSVLNQNDSHPLDLEKLLDFGTPDAYFTQVSGAIWWPMVYDLPLDAKQNFARLKREAQNKRAMYYIEKVDAPHVFPMAGPPMFLRDDLFDFNGLGKNGESIFTDQKQFLAHMKELAPQYDGQLFIPGTVVTVEGGNVTSEQTLYTDAEIAHIFDEKWEYLEEQRASRQQEIRDEEASRAEIIPPAEMLEAIKTWWEPLLKKSRTIRLGVGGCVRFRIGELDMVVDFPRAKVREYAGEECVYWYTIPADLVSTNIVDHEIDWSNSIFLSMQFSVGRSGKFNEFLTTFLKCLSVDRIEYVENWYQEQTDQTEDAEIGDWVVQRRCPHLRADLTRTGTVDEDGILTCSMHDWKWDLKTGRCLSTAGHPIRSAKVDDVTDPVLQEAS; the protein is encoded by the coding sequence ATGCGGATCACCGGACTCGGCCACGCCGGGATGTTCATCGAGACCGTGGGCGGGAACATCATCTGCGACCCGGTTCTCGGACCCTCCTTCTACGGATCCTGGTTCCCGTTCCCGGACAACCGGGGGCTGGATTGGGAGCGATTCGGCCGCGAAGCCGACTTCCTCTGGATCTCGCACCGCCACCGCGACCACTTCGATCCGCGTCTCCTCGAGCGCTACATCCGCAAGGACATCGAGGTGCTGCTCCCGGAGTACCCGACCGATGATCTCGAGAAGGACATCCGCGCGCTCGGCTACACGAACATCACCTACGCTCCGGCAGGTCAGGTGATCCAGCGCGGCGACCTCAAGATGATGATCACGCCGCTGCGCGCTCCCAGCGACGGACCGATCGGCGACTCCTCGTTGAGCGTCGACGACGGCACCGGTTCGGTGCTCAATCAGAACGACTCGCATCCGCTCGACCTCGAGAAGCTGCTCGACTTCGGCACGCCCGACGCCTACTTCACCCAGGTCTCCGGCGCCATCTGGTGGCCCATGGTCTACGACCTGCCGCTCGACGCGAAGCAGAACTTCGCCCGCCTCAAGCGCGAAGCGCAGAACAAGCGCGCCATGTACTACATCGAGAAGGTCGATGCTCCGCACGTCTTCCCGATGGCCGGTCCGCCCATGTTCCTGCGCGACGATCTGTTCGACTTCAACGGTCTGGGCAAGAACGGCGAATCGATCTTCACGGACCAGAAGCAGTTCCTCGCGCACATGAAGGAGCTCGCTCCGCAGTACGACGGTCAGCTCTTCATCCCCGGGACCGTCGTCACGGTCGAGGGAGGCAACGTCACCTCCGAGCAGACGCTCTACACCGACGCCGAGATCGCTCACATCTTCGACGAGAAGTGGGAGTACCTCGAGGAGCAGCGCGCGAGCCGGCAGCAGGAGATCCGCGACGAAGAGGCGTCTCGTGCCGAGATCATCCCCCCGGCCGAGATGCTCGAGGCGATCAAGACCTGGTGGGAGCCGCTGCTGAAGAAGTCCCGCACGATCCGGTTGGGCGTCGGCGGATGTGTGCGCTTCCGCATCGGCGAGCTCGACATGGTCGTCGACTTCCCTCGTGCGAAGGTCCGCGAGTACGCGGGGGAGGAGTGCGTGTACTGGTACACCATCCCCGCAGATCTCGTCTCCACGAACATCGTCGATCACGAGATCGACTGGTCGAACTCGATCTTCCTCTCGATGCAGTTCTCGGTGGGGCGCAGCGGCAAGTTCAACGAGTTCCTCACCACGTTCCTCAAGTGCCTCTCGGTCGACCGGATCGAATACGTCGAGAACTGGTATCAGGAGCAGACGGATCAGACGGAGGATGCGGAGATCGGCGACTGGGTCGTCCAGCGGCGCTGCCCGCACCTGCGCGCCGACCTCACCCGAACGGGCACCGTCGACGAGGACGGGATCCTCACCTGCAGCATGCACGACTGGAAGTGGGACCTGAAGACCGGTCGATGCCTCTCCACGGCCGGGCACCCGATCCGTTCCGCCAAGGTCGACGACGTCACCGATCCCGTGCTGCAGGAGGCGAGCTGA
- the pyrR gene encoding bifunctional pyr operon transcriptional regulator/uracil phosphoribosyltransferase PyrR, with protein MSMRTVLHEADISRALTRIAHEILESNRGAENLVLLGIPTRGVTLAHRLGLLISEIAQQSVPVGALDVTLFRDDLAKHPTRSPQPTDIPVGGIDGKTVVLVDDVLFSGRSIRAALDAIQSIGRPAVVRLAILVDRGHRELPIRPDFIGKNIPSARTERVNVRLFENDGAEEVTIGE; from the coding sequence ATGAGCATGCGCACCGTGCTGCACGAAGCCGACATCTCACGCGCGCTGACCCGTATCGCGCACGAGATCCTCGAATCCAATCGAGGAGCCGAGAACCTCGTCCTGCTGGGAATTCCGACCCGCGGCGTCACTCTCGCCCATCGCCTCGGGCTGCTGATCAGCGAGATCGCTCAACAGTCCGTTCCCGTCGGCGCGCTCGATGTCACCCTCTTCCGGGATGACCTCGCCAAGCACCCGACCCGTTCGCCGCAGCCCACGGATATCCCGGTCGGCGGCATCGACGGCAAGACGGTCGTGCTCGTCGATGATGTGCTCTTCTCCGGGCGGAGCATCCGGGCCGCACTGGACGCGATCCAGTCCATCGGCCGCCCCGCTGTCGTCCGGCTGGCGATCCTGGTCGACCGCGGGCATCGTGAACTTCCGATCCGGCCGGACTTCATCGGCAAGAACATCCCCTCCGCGCGCACGGAGCGCGTCAATGTGCGCCTCTTCGAGAACGACGGGGCCGAGGAGGTGACGATCGGCGAATGA
- a CDS encoding aspartate carbamoyltransferase catalytic subunit, whose protein sequence is MRHLLDTRTLDRATALRILDVAEDMADTQSREVKKLPTLRGKTVVNLFFEDSTRTRISFEAAAKRLSADVINFAAKGSSVSKGESLKDTAQTLEAIGADAVVVRHPGSGAPQTLATSGWISAGVVNAGDGTHEHPTQALLDAFTIRKRRFGGDSRGRDLSGLRVVIVGDVLHSRVARSNVWLLTTLGADVTLVAPPTLVPQNVSLWPVRVEYDLDQALAEDPDAVMMLRIQLERMNAAYFPTEREYSRRWGLDARRVGGLPAGSIVMHPGPMNRGLEISSEAADSPRSTVLEQVTNGVSVRMAVLYLLLAGERDDERGGDL, encoded by the coding sequence ATGAGGCATCTCCTCGACACCCGCACCCTCGATCGGGCGACCGCACTGCGCATCCTCGATGTCGCCGAAGACATGGCGGACACGCAGTCCCGCGAGGTCAAGAAGCTCCCGACACTGCGCGGCAAGACCGTCGTGAACCTCTTCTTCGAGGACTCGACCCGCACGCGCATCTCGTTCGAGGCAGCCGCCAAGCGTCTCTCCGCCGATGTGATCAACTTCGCCGCGAAGGGCTCCAGCGTCTCCAAGGGCGAGAGCCTGAAAGACACGGCGCAGACGCTCGAGGCGATCGGCGCCGACGCGGTCGTGGTCCGGCACCCCGGCTCCGGAGCGCCGCAGACCCTCGCCACCAGCGGCTGGATCTCGGCCGGAGTGGTGAACGCCGGGGACGGCACCCACGAGCACCCGACGCAGGCGCTGCTCGACGCCTTCACCATCCGCAAGCGTCGCTTCGGTGGCGACAGCCGAGGACGGGACCTCAGCGGGCTGCGGGTCGTGATCGTCGGTGACGTGCTGCACTCCCGCGTTGCCCGTTCCAACGTCTGGCTGCTCACCACCTTGGGTGCCGACGTCACCCTGGTCGCACCACCCACGTTGGTGCCGCAGAACGTGTCTCTCTGGCCGGTGCGGGTCGAATACGACCTCGATCAGGCGCTGGCGGAGGACCCGGACGCCGTGATGATGCTACGTATCCAGCTGGAACGGATGAACGCGGCGTATTTCCCGACTGAGCGGGAGTATTCCCGCCGCTGGGGCCTGGACGCACGGCGTGTGGGCGGTCTTCCGGCAGGTAGCATTGTCATGCACCCCGGACCCATGAACCGGGGACTGGAGATCTCTTCGGAAGCTGCCGATTCCCCCCGCTCGACGGTGCTGGAACAGGTGACGAACGGGGTGTCCGTCCGCATGGCGGTGTTGTACCTGCTGCTGGCAGGAGAACGAGACGACGAACGAGGGGGAGACCTGTGA
- a CDS encoding dihydroorotase, which produces MSETLVITGAQLLGAESADIIIEDGRVADIGQGLHRAGARIIDGAGLVALPGLVDLHTHLREPGYEASETILTGTRAAAAGGFTAVFAMPNTSPVADTAGVVEQELGLGEAAGYATVQPIGAVTVGQKGERLAELGAMASSRAKVRVFSDDGFCVFDPLIMRRALEYVKSFGGVIAQHAQDPRLTEGAQMNEGIVSAELGLSGWPAVAEESIIARDVLLAEHVGSRLHVCHLSTAGSVDIIRWAKKRGIDVTAEVTPHHLLLTDELVRGYDARYKVNPPLRREEDVHAVREGLADGTIDIVATDHAPHPSENKACEWQAAANGMVGLESALRVVHQSMVQTGLLEWSDVARVMSSTPARIGRLAGHGTPLDVGQPAHLTLYDASVDGVFTEADLHGRSVNSPYLGRTLPGRVEYTIHGGTLTVDGGHVVEELRA; this is translated from the coding sequence GTGAGCGAGACCCTCGTCATCACTGGCGCACAGTTGCTCGGTGCCGAGAGCGCCGACATCATCATCGAAGACGGCCGCGTCGCCGACATCGGTCAGGGATTGCATCGCGCCGGTGCGCGCATCATCGACGGCGCGGGGCTCGTGGCCCTGCCCGGGCTCGTCGACCTGCACACGCATCTGCGGGAGCCCGGCTATGAAGCGTCGGAGACGATCCTCACCGGGACGAGGGCCGCAGCCGCAGGTGGCTTCACCGCGGTGTTCGCGATGCCCAACACCTCTCCCGTGGCAGACACCGCCGGAGTGGTCGAGCAGGAGCTCGGCCTGGGCGAGGCAGCCGGTTATGCCACCGTGCAGCCCATCGGCGCCGTCACGGTCGGGCAGAAGGGCGAGCGTCTCGCGGAACTGGGAGCGATGGCGTCGTCCCGCGCGAAGGTGCGCGTCTTCAGCGACGACGGCTTCTGCGTGTTCGATCCGCTCATCATGCGCCGTGCGCTGGAGTACGTGAAGTCCTTCGGCGGCGTCATCGCCCAGCACGCTCAGGATCCTCGTCTCACCGAGGGTGCCCAGATGAACGAAGGCATCGTGTCGGCCGAACTCGGTCTGAGCGGCTGGCCCGCGGTGGCGGAGGAGTCGATCATCGCCCGCGACGTGCTGCTGGCCGAGCACGTGGGATCCCGCCTGCACGTCTGTCACCTCTCGACGGCAGGGTCGGTCGACATCATCCGCTGGGCCAAGAAGCGCGGCATCGACGTCACCGCCGAGGTCACCCCGCACCACCTGTTGCTGACCGACGAGCTCGTGCGCGGCTACGACGCTCGCTACAAGGTCAATCCGCCGCTGCGCCGCGAAGAGGATGTGCACGCCGTGCGCGAGGGCCTCGCCGACGGAACGATCGACATCGTGGCCACCGATCACGCTCCGCATCCGAGCGAGAACAAGGCGTGCGAGTGGCAGGCAGCGGCGAACGGCATGGTGGGCCTCGAGAGCGCGCTCCGCGTGGTGCATCAGTCGATGGTGCAGACCGGGCTGCTCGAATGGTCTGACGTCGCGCGCGTCATGAGTTCGACACCGGCACGCATCGGTCGGCTCGCCGGCCACGGCACTCCGCTCGACGTCGGACAGCCGGCCCACCTCACGCTGTATGACGCTTCTGTCGACGGCGTCTTCACGGAGGCGGATCTCCACGGCCGGAGCGTGAACTCGCCCTACCTCGGCCGGACGCTCCCCGGACGCGTGGAGTACACCATCCACGGCGGCACCCTCACCGTCGACGGCGGACACGTCGTCGAGGAGCTCCGCGCATGA
- a CDS encoding PH-like domain-containing protein, producing MSARDLAVAIMIAVALLILLAMLFAWRRRMRRDSVFTAPLGVPEHAEIVRRDEVLYVSTTRHAQPLERLAVSPLAYRARGELALTDRGIALCLDGTPTVFLANDRLVTVDRATVTIDRVVEPGGLVRIAWKIADDTVVDSYLRLATGEPQNLISDLQRLVPAAPDTGAKS from the coding sequence ATGAGCGCTCGGGACCTCGCCGTCGCGATCATGATCGCGGTGGCGCTCCTGATTCTGCTGGCGATGCTCTTCGCCTGGCGACGACGAATGCGCCGCGATTCCGTGTTCACGGCGCCGCTCGGAGTCCCTGAGCATGCGGAGATCGTCCGCCGCGACGAGGTGCTGTACGTGTCGACGACACGACACGCGCAGCCGCTCGAACGCCTCGCGGTGTCGCCTCTCGCGTATCGGGCACGCGGCGAGCTCGCCCTCACGGATCGCGGCATCGCCCTCTGCCTCGACGGAACCCCGACGGTCTTCCTCGCGAACGACCGGCTCGTCACCGTCGATCGTGCCACCGTCACGATCGACCGCGTGGTCGAGCCCGGCGGCCTCGTGCGCATCGCCTGGAAGATCGCCGACGACACCGTCGTCGACAGCTACCTGCGCCTCGCCACCGGCGAGCCTCAGAACCTCATCTCCGACCTGCAGCGGCTCGTCCCCGCCGCCCCCGACACAGGAGCAAAGTCATGA
- the carA gene encoding glutamine-hydrolyzing carbamoyl-phosphate synthase small subunit: MTLSTPAGQAPAAQLPDPAVLVLEDGTRHAGRAYGARGRTLGEVVFATGMSGYQETITDPSYAGQIVLQTAPHIGNTGMNDEDAESRRIWVSGYIVRDPSRVVSNWRANASLDDVLVQDGVVGISGVDTRSITRHIRSAGSMRGGIFSGADASLDPEEQVRIVREAPEMAGRNLSAEVSVDVATVTTAMGERIGNLAVLDLGVKQATIDNLAARGFEVHVLPQNVTIDEIRAVDPVAVFYSNGPGDPAASGDHVELLRAVLDDGLPFFGICFGNQLLGRALGLGTYKLPFGHRGINQPVLDKQTGKVEITAHNHGFAVEAPIEGTFDSPNGYGKVEVSHVGLNDNVVEGLRALDIPAFSVQYHPEAAAGPHDANYLFDRFRDLVIASQKDSK, from the coding sequence ATGACTCTCTCGACACCCGCCGGGCAGGCCCCCGCGGCCCAGTTGCCCGACCCCGCCGTGCTCGTCCTGGAGGACGGCACGCGTCACGCCGGACGCGCCTACGGCGCACGCGGACGCACCCTCGGCGAAGTCGTCTTCGCGACCGGCATGTCCGGATACCAGGAGACCATCACGGATCCCTCGTACGCGGGCCAGATCGTCCTGCAGACGGCACCGCACATCGGCAACACCGGCATGAACGACGAAGACGCCGAGTCGCGTCGCATCTGGGTCTCCGGGTACATCGTGCGCGACCCTTCGCGCGTCGTCTCGAACTGGCGCGCCAACGCGTCGCTCGACGATGTGCTCGTCCAGGACGGCGTGGTGGGCATCAGCGGGGTCGACACCCGTTCGATCACGCGCCACATCCGCTCAGCCGGCTCCATGCGCGGCGGCATCTTCTCCGGCGCCGATGCGTCGCTCGACCCCGAGGAGCAGGTGCGCATCGTCCGCGAGGCACCCGAGATGGCGGGACGCAATCTGTCCGCCGAGGTCTCCGTCGACGTCGCGACCGTGACGACCGCGATGGGGGAGCGGATCGGCAACCTCGCCGTGCTCGACCTCGGTGTGAAGCAGGCGACGATCGACAATCTCGCGGCCCGCGGCTTCGAGGTGCACGTACTCCCGCAGAACGTGACCATCGATGAGATCAGAGCCGTGGACCCCGTCGCCGTCTTCTATTCGAACGGCCCCGGTGACCCCGCGGCCTCGGGCGATCACGTCGAGCTGCTGCGTGCGGTGCTCGACGACGGGCTGCCGTTCTTCGGCATCTGCTTCGGCAACCAGCTCCTGGGCCGTGCGCTGGGTCTCGGCACCTACAAGCTGCCGTTCGGCCACCGCGGCATCAACCAGCCCGTGCTCGACAAGCAGACCGGCAAGGTGGAGATCACCGCCCACAACCACGGCTTCGCCGTCGAGGCTCCGATCGAGGGGACCTTCGACAGCCCGAACGGGTACGGCAAGGTCGAGGTCAGCCATGTCGGGCTGAACGACAACGTCGTCGAGGGACTCCGCGCTCTCGACATCCCGGCCTTCTCGGTGCAGTACCACCCCGAGGCGGCAGCGGGCCCGCACGACGCCAACTATCTCTTCGACAGGTTCCGCGACCTGGTCATCGCCAGCCAGAAGGACTCCAAGTAA